The DNA window ttcctttaaattaatAATCGTTGGCAAGCTGCCATGGTATTACGTAAGTGAGATAATCCactgaaaaaaataacactGCAGAAGCAAAACCTGTGGATGATAAGCCTCCGCACCGCACATTACGGTTCAACAATTGTGCTGCTAATCACGGATTACCTCCTATATAATAATCCGCTTCACAGAGTGAGCGACTACTGCAGTGTCACCACTACCAGGCCGACGGTTCGGACGTGGCCTCGCCCCGGTCGTTGAACACGCAGGAGCGTGACCTTCTGCGAAACATGGTGGACCCCGGGCCTTTCCTCCTGGTGAGACGCAGATAAATGTCAGAGTGGAGGAACCTGGGATAGGAGTCCTTTTTCATCAGGCTGTAGACTTTCATCTGGGCTGCTTCAAAACAGCTCTTTGTGGGCTGCACTATGACCTTCTGAATGGCTGTCTTGGTGTTGTAGTCAATGTTGACCTGAGTGGAAGGAAAGTAGAACATGATGAAAAATCCTGCAGAATAATGACATGATATATACATGACATCTATACTAAAGGAATGCCATATGTTATGATGCACACTTTTGTCTACATCTGCATTATTTGGGGTTTTGTGTCAGGATTTGAATAAAGTTTAGAGCAACACAGTAACAGAACATGGGTTGACCTAGTTGATGTGTTGAGAGTACATCCGATGGTGACAAATAGAAAGGGGAAACCCCAAAGTACACATTGAGGGCAGTGTAAAGTAGAACCACGAGAAACAGTGGAGAAAATCAACATCTGCATGTTTTAAAgggcgacatctagcggtgtggttgcaaactgcaaccaactgagtacccctctgctcataccctccctttccaagactgcggtaacgtgagccgccgagtgcgaAACCGCGGTGACGATGTTTGcatcactcagaggccatccttactataataaggaggaagtcagacggcggctggcggtaccacggttttgcactctgaggCTCACGTTCCCCCGAAGTATTACACACCGTTCCTTTGAAAGATTACACACCTGACATCAAACATGAAGTttcatatttcattcatttcagacTGTCAAGATGCTTTTCAAGCTTTTTCTATTGAGAAACAAGTTCTCCCCAGGATCTATTTCCACCAGGACATGTGCATCAACTTGACATTCTTggatttgattgtttttttcttttccaaagGTGGAATCACGTGAACCGAATCTAAAAATCTGCTCTTTTTGGTGATAGATAAGACTGAGACTTGATAAAGAGAGATTCTCTGTTTTGTTGGCACCAAGTGACCTAAAGCTAATTTGAGTTTAAAGCACATACAAGCAATCAGGGACTCACATGAGCTCCCTGGATATCATCACAGATATGGATGTTAATTATCTGGTGGCTGCTTTTGTGAATGagttgtttgtttaaaaaaatgctgaTCAGGACGATGGTAGTTCTGAGAGTTATAGGCTGTGAGTCGTCTTCAAACTGggagtttttctttaaaaaacttaCAGCCCTGGCTGACTAGCGTCTCACACAGCAATAGAAATAATCACCGCTAACACAGCTCTCAAAATATTCATGTGTATCAAACTGCAACTCTCCCACCATCAATATTgaacattcatttacatttggATCTCTCTGCGAATCACTTGAGCTGGTGTGCGCTTTCATGTTGGTGCAGCATGCTCCATTTTTTACACAGGCATTCATCTTAGACTGAAAGTGTGTGGGTTGATGCTCTCTCCAGCTCTGCAGAGGAATGTCAAAACCTCAAAACCAGACACCAAAAACTGTTAACGGTCAGATCTGCTGCAGGCCACGAAAGCATATCAGATGGTGGTCACATCATCCCCGCGATGGGGAATGGAAACCTTTGAATCTGCGAGGGTTTTGCACAGAAATAACCCCGCGACCTGCTTTGCAGTGGTGCACTCATCAGACGCGTGACCTCAGCGAGCTGCAGCTCCTAAGGATTGTTCGCAAAGGTCAACACGCTGCAGGCTCATCACTATGCAATGCTTAAGATTTCGCCCACTGTTATTTTTATTCAATGACATCAATATTTCAAACCTCCAACCGTTGTTTGAGCTCCACTGTACAGCCTATTATGCAGCATTAATCTGTGCGGTATATGATGAATAAACATGCCACGCCGTACCTCTTTAGGGGCCTCCGATTCAATGTAAATCGTATAAATGTATTTGGCTTTGGACAGCAGCTTCGTCTCTGAATCAATGGTCTTGTATTCTTCACAGGCCAACCAGAACTCAATGTTTTCCTCACTGAACTCTGTCCTGAGGAACTGAGAGAAGCTTTCCACCCCATCTGATGTAGAGAAACAGAGACACTGTTGGTTACTAGAGTGACACACAtacaaagacagaaacagaatctGTACTTCCTGAGCCTGTTGAGTAAACAAAGCTCACATCTGATTGGAGGCATAGACTCTACATAACTTCCTCTTCCCAAAGTTGCTAAAATGACTCTAATAATTACATTATGTAGAAACCTTTAATAGCTTACATTATTTAGAAAGTTTTCATAATGTAGCCCTGATTATTCAAACCATTCCCAAATGAGCACATAGTGTGGTTTACAGTGTTTCAATGCTGCACTAAAATGCAACTTCTGTGCTTATGAGGAAGTTGCAAAGTTTCTGCACCACTATCTGtacaaacaaacattaaaagatGTAGTGAaactctcactgctctctccATTAACTATGTATCGCCTCTAGCACTTCTCAACAGTTTACGATTCAAATGGAGCAAATAGTTTGACAGCAAGAGAAACAGTTTCGGACGGCGGCTCGACTTGACGTTCTTGAGAAGTTTCGTGCATTAATCTGACCTGAGTGCTTCAGCAGTTCTTCAAAGGAGTCGCTCCATTGCAAAGCTGCCTCTGGTGAGATGctgcaaaaaagaaagaaagaaatataagaGATAAGGTCAACTCTTCCCTAACGATGCAGCGAGAAATGTTCTGGATTCTCGTGACACGTCTAGTTTCTATGATGCGTGCACTGAGTCATGGAGGGTGCTGGAAAGCGaggttaaaaatgaataatatttgtCAAACACAACTTTTCGTGTGTGTGAAATTAATGGGTTTTGCCTCACTTGCTGGATGTCGTATTTGTCTTTTTATGGGGACTGACGTTTTCATGGGAGCCTGACTTGGTGAGAAAAAGGCTTAGTCGgctcttcctctccttgtctttctgtctgccaacaaaaagagaaaatacatcaGGTTCTACAAACTGTAACACAGTTCACCAAATCAGCAACTTATCAGAGAATTACTCCTCACAGACACATTTCTAAAGTGGTTACAAGACGTGCTATAAATTACACAACATCTTTGTGGCCCAATACAAATTGCGAGACAAGTCTTGCTTGCACACGTGtttttaacaaaaagaaaagctcaTCATGGAGGACAGACTTACATTGTCTCAGCTGTAGTCGCTTTCAACAGTATTATATAGAAACATCACATAGCTATTATACAGTTTTATGCTGCTTTTGAGTCACTTTGATACAGAAAGAAACTGTTGCTTAATCTCATGATAAAAGTTGTACTCACTCATTTCTAACATTTACTAAACATATTAAATGACTCAAATCAAGTAAACATTTGAAAACAACTGAGTTTCACACACCAACCTGCTAGTATCGTCCTTCATCTTTGGTGCCTGCAAGTCTTCTGGACCAAACATTTTGAAATACGCTTCCTCCTTCGGGGCCATGTAGTTGAATTGAGGAAATAGAAAGAGAAGCGTCTCCATGCTGTTCTCTGTCTGTAGCTGGTGTGCGAAGCGGCAGGCCACAAATAGCtctctgaaatttttttttttaacccatcACTCGGTGAGCCACCTCGTCTCTTATAAACCCTGCTCGCATTTAATTTACCATACCTTCTAGCTCTACTTCCTGTAATGGTGTAACCACTTACTGCTAACAGCTCCATCAGTGATACAGAAACCCCCCCTGGGTTCAACATCCTGTCAACTGTTTACTTAGAAATTTGAAAAAGACAGCTGGCTATgctcattcatgttttttgttttgcttttgtttctttgtttttgcttGAGGTGATATCTCAGAATCCTACAATAACACCTTGTACTGAAGCAATTATGCTTAGGGCTGTCTTTCAATTAAAATATCGAATCGTAAatgaatcatacattttttttatctgttcataatgtaccttaaaaggagatttatcaagtatttaacactcttatcaacatgggagtaggtaaatatgcttgctttatgcaaatgtatgtatatatttattattggaaatcaattaacacaaaatattgtccagaaaccctcacaggtac is part of the Sebastes umbrosus isolate fSebUmb1 chromosome 12, fSebUmb1.pri, whole genome shotgun sequence genome and encodes:
- the rgs18 gene encoding regulator of G-protein signaling 18 isoform X3, producing METLLFLFPQFNYMAPKEEAYFKMFGPEDLQAPKMKDDTSSISPEAALQWSDSFEELLKHSDGVESFSQFLRTEFSEENIEFWLACEEYKTIDSETKLLSKAKYIYTIYIESEAPKEVNIDYNTKTAIQKVIVQPTKSCFEAAQMKVYSLMKKDSYPRFLHSDIYLRLTRRKGPGSTMFRRRSRSCVFNDRGEATSEPSAW
- the rgs18 gene encoding regulator of G-protein signaling 18 isoform X2; translated protein: METLLFLFPQFNYMAPKEEAYFKMFGPEDLQAPKMKDDTSRLKDKERKSRLSLFLTKSGSHENVSPHKKTNTTSSNISPEAALQWSDSFEELLKHSDGVESFSQFLRTEFSEENIEFWLACEEYKTIDSETKLLSKAKYIYTIYIESEAPKEVNIDYNTKTAIQKVIVQPTKSCFEAAQMKVYSLMKKDSYPRFLHSDIYLRLTRRKGPGSTMFRRRSRSCVFNDRGEATSEPSAW
- the rgs18 gene encoding regulator of G-protein signaling 18 isoform X1 — encoded protein: METLLFLFPQFNYMAPKEEAYFKMFGPEDLQAPKMKDDTSRQKDKERKSRLSLFLTKSGSHENVSPHKKTNTTSSNISPEAALQWSDSFEELLKHSDGVESFSQFLRTEFSEENIEFWLACEEYKTIDSETKLLSKAKYIYTIYIESEAPKEVNIDYNTKTAIQKVIVQPTKSCFEAAQMKVYSLMKKDSYPRFLHSDIYLRLTRRKGPGSTMFRRRSRSCVFNDRGEATSEPSAW